GATCGTCATGCCGGCGCCCGCCCTCGGCGCGTTCTTTGCCGGGGGTGAAATTAGCCGGCATCCAGAAAAATTTCACTAAATACTGGACCCCTGCTTCGCGAGGGCGGGCGCGGGGGCGCCGCGCCGGGGTGACGGACAAAACCTATAACACCGGTGATGTTTTGCTGAAATTATTCTGTCGAAATAAGCCGCCTGAGCAGTTGCAAAAATTATTACCTATGGCGGCGGGCATTACAAAGCAAATCGGACCACAAAATGCGCACGACGAATTAAAAAAATATTCTCCTTGCGCCTTCCGTGTTCCTCCTTGTGTTTTTTTGTGTACCGGGTGCGAAAGAGAATAAACCGGGACACAAGAAGCACAAAATGCAAAAGAAGGATTTACATTTTTTGTGCCTTCCGTGTTCCTCCTTGTGTTTTTTGTGCCGCCGTACCGGGCGTGAAAGAGAAATAACCGGGGCACAAGAAGCACAAAAGCCACAAGAAGGTTATTGTATTTTTGCTCTTGTGCTTTTTTTGTTCCCTGTTGCGCCTTTTGTGTACTGTTCTCCCCGTTGAAAAGGGAGTACACTCCTGACCGACAACCCCATTCGGAGGATGCCATGGACTTTGCCACCGCAGTAAAGAATTATCGCGACAAAAAAACCAAGGAAAACCTCCGCCGGCAGGTGGACGCGCTGCTGGCGGAGATGACGCTGCGGGAGAAGATTTACCTGCTCTCCGGCCGCGGCGTGATCATGTCCTTCAAGAACCGCCTGCTTCATTCACGGTTCTACAACTATGAGCCCATCCCGGCCGGCGGCTGCAAGCGGCTTGGCATCCCGCCGGTTCTGTTCACCGATGGACCGCGGGGGGTCGTGTTGGGGAACAGCACCTGCCTGCCCGCCGCCATGTGCCGCGCCTCCGCCTTCGACGACGGGTTGGAATACCGCGCCGGCAAGCTGATCGCCGCGGAAGCAATCGCCCAGGGGGCGAATTTCTTCGCCGGGATCTGCATCAACCTGGTCCGCAACCCGCGCGGGGGAAGGAGCCAGGAGAGCTACGGGGAGGATCCGTTCCTCCTTGGGAAGATGGGCGCCGCCCTCACCCGCTCGGTCCAGGAGGAGGGAATGATCGCCTGCCCTAAGCACTTCGCCCTCAACAGCATCGAGGACCTGCGATTCCACATCAACGTGACCGCCGACGACCGCACGTTGCACGAGGTCTACCTGCCGCACTTCCGGAAATGCGTCGAGGCCGGAGCCCTTTCGATCATGGGCGCCTACAACCGCTTCGACGAGTTTTACTGCTGTGAAAACCGCAAGCTACTGACCGACATCCTGCGCCGGGAGTGGGGCTTCGACGGCTTCGTTATGTCGGATTTCGTCTGGGGCGTGCACGACGCGGAGCATTCGCTGCGCGCCGGGTGCGACATCGAGATGATGTTCACCATCCACTACCGCAAGATCGGCGCGATGCTCCGCGACGGCCGGCTGAACGTCACCCATGTCGACCGCGCGGCGGGCAACATCCTCTCCGTCCTGATCCGGAGCGTCCCCAACATCCAGCCCAGGGAAAAGAGCGTGGTGGCTTCCGCTAGCCATCGGGCGCTGGCGCGCGAGACGGCGGAAAAGGGGATCGTGCTCCTGCAGAACAACGGCCTGCTGCCGCTGCCCGCGGATACGCCGCTGACCGTCGCCGGCAACTATGCCGACCGGGAAAACGTCGGCGACAACGGCAGCAGCCGCGTGTACAGCGCCGGCGTCGTCACGCCGTACGCCGGGCTGAAGGATGCCTTTGCGCGGGTCAATCTTTCGCAGGGGATCAACCTGCAGGAAGCGCTGGCGGCGTCGGAGGAATCCCGGACGGTCGTGGTCTGCGCCGGGAGCGACAGCTCGCAGGAAGGCGAATACGTCTCCAACACCCGCTACGGCCTGAAGCGCAAGCAGGCCGGCGCCGGCGGTGACCGCGCCAGCCTGCGCCTGTCGGCCGGGGAAACGGCGCTGATCCGCGGCTTGAAGGCCGCGGGCCGCAAGGTGGTCGTCGTGCTGTTCGCCGGCTGCGCCGTGATCGTCGAAGAATGGAAAGCGTCCGCCGATGCAATCCTGATGAATTATTACAGCGGGGTGGAAGGTGGAACCGCCTTAGCCAACATTCTTAGCGGCAAGGTCAATCCGAGCGGCAAACTGCCGTTCACGGTGGCCAAGGACGAGGCGGACTATCCCCCATTCCTCGAAATCGGGCAGCAGCCGTATGAGATCGAATACGGGTATTACCACGGCTACACGCTGTTCGATAAAAAAGGTATCGAACCCGCCTTCCCGTTCGGCTTCGGGCTTAACTACACGACCTTCCAGATCGGCAAACCGGCCGCCGTCAAGGAAAAGGCGGCGGTCCTCCTGAGCGTCGAGGTGAAAAACACCGGATCGCGCGACGGGACCGAGGTGGTCCAGGTCTACGCCGGATCCGACGGAGCCGGACAGGACCGGCCGGTGAAGCTGCTCAAGGCCTTTCAACGCGTGGAGGTGAAAGCCGGCCGGTCGAAACGGATCAGCCTGCGGATCGACAAGGAGGATTTGAAATTCTACAATCCGCTAACCGGCCAATGGGCGCTCGACAAATCGTATACGCTGTACGTGGGAAACAGCAGTCCGGACGCGATGCGGCGCCGGACGCGGGTCGTTTTCTAGCCGAACATGAAAAGGCCCACCCCAGGCGGCTGATCCGCCCCGGGGGTTTGCATCACCCGCGGCCGACGGCATTCGGCGGCGATACGGCCGCGGACTGCCGGAGGCGGTGTGGTATAAAACGGGATCGCCATATTCCGGAAGGAATCCCTCCGAAATGCGCAACCCGAGAAATCCGCTGGAAGCCGCCCTCGACCGTCTCCGCCCGTCGGAGACGGCGATTTTGTTGGCGACGGCCGTCGCCGTCGGCGGGGGCACCGGACTGGGAGCGGTGCTGTTCATCCGCCTGATCGCGGCGGTCCAAAGCCTGTTCTTCGACTCCGGCGCGGATTGGTTCGGCGGGCTGGGCGGGGGATGGGCGGCGCTCGTGCCCGTGCTCGGCGGGTTGGCCGCCGGTCCGATCATCGCCTTCCTCGCCAAGGAAGCCAAAGGGCACGGCGTTCCGGAAGTGATGCAGGCGATCGCCCTGCGCGGCGGCCGCATTCGCCCGCGGGTCGTTTTGGCCAAGCTGGCGGCTTCGGCGCTGTGCCTGGGCAGCGGCGGGTCGGCCGGGCGCGAGGGGCCGATCGTCCAGGTGGGCGCGGCGCTGGGATCCAGCATCGGGCAGTGGCTCGGCCTGAGCGAAAACCGGATCCGCAACCTGGTCGCCTGCGGTGCGGCGGCCGGAATCGCAGCCACGTTCAACGCGCCGATCGCCGGCGTGCTGTTCGCGATGGAGATCATCCTGGGCGAACTGCACCTCGGCGACTTGGGGAACGTGGTGGTCTCCTCCGTCACGGCCGCCACCCTCGGGCGGATCTTCCTCGGAGACCGCCCGGCGTTCGCCATTCCCAACTACGGCGTGCGCTCGCCTTGGGAAATTCTTCTGTACGTCCTGCTCGGGGTGCTCTCGGCGGTCTGCGCCGTCTTCTTCATCCGCCTGCTCTACTGGTTCGAGGATCGTTTCGACGGCTGGCGGTTCCCGGATTGGTTGAAACCCGCCGTCGGCGGAGGGTTGCTGGGCGCGCTGGCGCTGGCATATCCGCTCGTCCTGCGCGCCGCCGGCGCGCCCGCCTCCGAACTCCCTTCGGGGCCGCTGACATCCGCCAACCTTCCCCAGATCTTCGGATCGGGATTTTCCGTCATCGAGCAATCGCTGACCGCCCAGCTCCCGCTGGGCGTGCTGCTGGCTTTGGCCCTGCTCAAACCGCTGGCCACGTCGCTGACCCTCGGCTCCGGGAATTCCGGCGGCGTGTTCGCCCCCTCGCTGTTCACCGGAGCGGTGCTGGGCGGGGCGTTCGGCCTGGCGGTGGAGCGTCTGGCGCCCGGGGCGACCGCCGGGGCGGGCGCCTTCGCCGTGGTGGGGATGGCGGCGGTCTTCGCCGGCGCGGCGCGGGCGCCCTTCACCGCGATCGTGATCGTCTTCGAAATGACCAACGATTACCGGATGATCGTTCCGCTGATGGCCGGCGTGATCGTAAGCCTGATCGCGGCCGAAAAACTGCATCCGGAATCCATCTACACGCTGAAACTCACCCGCCGCGGAATTCGCCTCCGCCGAGGAAAGGACATCGACGTGATGGAGGCGGTCCGGGTGGACGAAGTAATGGTCCGCGATCCGTTCACCGTGCCGGCCGCCCTGCCCGCCGGCCGGCTGGCGGAGGAGTTCATCCGCACCGGCCGCCACGGCTTCCCCGTGGTCCATCCGGACGGAGCGCTGTTCGGCGTGGTCTCGTTGGAGGATTACCGCAGCCGGATCGCCGGCTCGCCCGAGCGGGCGGAACAGCTGACCGCGGGCGAGATCGCCTCGACCGACCTGGTCACGGTGTTTCCGGACGATTCGGTCGGGACCGCCCTGCAGCGGATGGCGCCGCGCGACCTTTCGCGGCTGCCGGTGGTGGCGCGGGACGATCCGCGGCGGCTGATGGGGGTGGTGCGGCGCAACGACATCGTCCGCGCCTACGAGGTGGGCGTGGCGCGCCGCGAGGAGCTGCGCAACCGCTCGGAGGTGGCGCGAAAATTCGAGCGCACCGCCGCCGGGTTCATCGACTTCGCCGTCGGCGCCGGATCGCCGGCGTTGGGCAAGCGGATCGCCGAGCTGGCCCTGCCCCGCGAAGCGGTGCTGGTGTCGATCCGCCGCGGGCGCGGATTGGTCATCCCGCACGGCGACACCCGCCTGCAGGAAGGCGACGTCGTCACCGCGCTGTGCGAGCACGAAAGCGCGAAGGCGCTGACCGCGCTGTTCTGAGGATCGCGCTCCGTTCCACAGCCCGAACCCGCCGATCCGGAACGCGACGATCCCCTCGGCCTCCGTTCGGCCTCTTGAGCAGCCGCCTCCGGCGTTCCGCGGCCGGGTCCGCCTCGCAGCGCAGAGAAAACCATGAAGATCATCGCCTGGCTTGAAAAACGGAGGTCCGCATTTTGGATCGGAGTGGGGGTTGTCTTCGTCCTGGGCGTCGGCGCCGCGGACGCACTCACCGGCAACCGGCTTTCTTTCTCCCTGTTCTACATCCTCCCCATCGCCACCGTAACTTGGTTTTGCGGCAGGAATTGGGGCCTGACATTCAGTGCGTTCAGCGCGGCGGTGTGGTTCGCCGCCGACGCCGCCGGCGGCCAGGTCTATTCGCCGCCCCCCATCCGCTATTGGAATGCGGTCATCCGCCTGGGCTTCTTCGTGCTGGTGGCGGTGCTGCTGCCGGCCCTGAAGGCGCTGGAGCATGAAAGGGAACTGGCGCGGACCGACCCCCTAACCGGCGCGGCGAACCGCCGCCACGTGATCGAAGCGATGGACAGGGAATTGTGGCGCTCCCAGCGCAGCCGGCGGTCGTTCACCATTGTGTACATCGACCTCGACGGATTCAAAGCCGCCAACGACGCCCTAGGACACCGGGTCGGGGACGACATCCTGCGGGCGGTGGTCCGCCGCGGATCGGGTCAATTGCGGAAGACGGACCTGATGGCCAGGATTGGCGGGGATGAATTCCTCCTGCTCCTGCCCGAGACGGACCGCGCCGGATCGAAAAAAACCGTAGCGAAAATCCAAGCCGCCCTGCGGAATGAAATGGAAAAACATCATTGGCCGGTGACATTTTCCATAGGGGCGTTAACCTGCCGCCGGGCCTCGGCCGCTTCCGAAGAATTGATTAAAAAGGCCGACGCGTTGATGTACTCGGTGAAAAACAGCGGGAAAAACGCGGCCGCGTTCGAGGATTTCCCGGGGCGTGACTCCCGCGTGCGATTCGGGGGCAAATGAGCTGCTCCCGCCCCCGGAAGGGGAAGAGGGGCATTCCCCATCCTGCGGGAGCGTGAAGCGCCGAAGCCGGTGCGCCGAATCACGCCCCCGGCCCTAGCGCTTCCGCGGCCTGGGCAGGAACACGTAGCCCGTTCCCCAGCGGGTTTGGATGAAGGCCGGCTGCTTCGGATCCGCCTCGATCTTTTTGCGCAGGCGGCTGATGTGGACGAACAAATCGTGGCGGGTATGGACCGTGCCCGGGCCGAAGATGCGCTCCATCAACTGACCGTATTCCAGGATCCGGCCGGGGTTCCGCGAAAAGAACGCCAAGAGATCGAACTCGGTCGGCGTCAGGTCGAGCCGCCTGCCGGATTTCCAAGCTTCGCGCGAGGCATACTCGACCGTCAGTCCCTTTTCCTCAAAGCGTTCCGCCCCCTCCTCCGGTAAGGAATCCCCGCGGCGAATCAGCGAGCGGATCCGCGCCAGAAGCTCCGCGGATTGGAAGGGTTTGGTCACGTAGTCGTCGGCTCCGGTATCCAGCGCCGCCACCAGATCCCCTTGGGAAAGTTTGGAGGTGAGGACCAGGATCGGCACGCCCGACAGGCGGCGGATGTTGCGGCACAGGCTCAATCCGTCCATCCCCGGCAGAGTCCATTCCATCAGAATCAGGTCCGGCGGCGACGTCCGCAGAATGTCGATCGCCGCGGGGCCGTCCGGCGCCGCCGCCGCCTCGTAGCCGGCCCGCTTCAGGATCGTAAGCAGCAGCGCTTGGTAATCGGCCTGATCCTCGACGACCAGGACCCGCTTGGTCTCCTCCCCGGACGGCGGCGGAGGCGGCGCCGCTCCCGCTGCCTCCGGCGGAGGCGGCATCAGCGGGAGGGTGAAGAAAAACCGCGTTCCCCGGTCCAGCCCAGCCGGCGGGCTCTCCACGCCCAGCCGGCCGCCGTGGGCTTCGACGAATTTGCGGGTGATGTGCAGTCCGATTCCCCCGGCCCGATCCGGATCCGCGGCGTCCGTTCTATCCAGCAGCAGCTTCCGGCGTTGGGCGTCGATCCCCGGCCCCTGATCCGTCACCGACACGCGCAAAGCCTCCCCCGCCGGTTCCGCCCGGATGCGGACCGGCGCCTCCGGCGGCGAATACCGGACGGCGTTGTCGAGCAGGATGACCAGGACCTCCTCCAGCCGGGCCGGGTCGGCGCGGATCGTCGGCAGATCCTCCGGAGCTTCGACCGTCACCCGCCTGCCTTCCAGCGATTCCGAAGCCCGGTCCACGGCCTGGCGGATCAACTCCGGCAGACGGACCGATTCCAGCTTCAAGCCCAGACCGTCGGTTTCCATGCGGGTCAGGGCCAGGCTCCGGTCCGCATGCCGCACCAGTTCGTCGGTGCGGCGGTTGATCACCTCCAGGAATTCCTGCACCATCGCGTCGTCCCATCGCCGGAAATTCGCCAACAGCGCGGTCGCATGCCCCTTCAACGCCGCCAGCGGGGCGCGGATATCCTGGGCCAGGATCGAAAGCAGGCGGACTTTCCACGCCAGCCTGCCGCGCGCCTCGGTCACGTCCTGGATCAGCCCTCCCCAGCCCATCCGCGCGCCGTGCGGATCCCGGACCGGGAAGAAAGCGATCTCCAGAATGCGGCGCGGAGGGTCCCTGCGGGAGACCTCCACCACCGGCCGGCCTTCCACCGCCGACGCCGCCCTCTGCAGACGATGTTGAACCACCCCGGGTTCCTCGGCCGAGGCGATCAGCGGGGCGAACAAATCCGCCTGGGATCGGCCGGTCATTCCCTCCGCTGGTACCCCCAGCCAGCCGGCGGCCGCGCGGTTGATCTCGGTCAGGTTCCCCTCCCGGTCCATCAGGAACACCCCCGCGCCGATGCTTTCGATCAGCGCCCGCCGGCGGGCGCGGTCCCGCCGCAGGGCTTGCTCGATCGTTTTCTGCTGGGTGATGTTGACGAAGGAGAATTCAAAGGCGAATTTGCTGTCC
Above is a window of Anaerolineales bacterium DNA encoding:
- a CDS encoding glycoside hydrolase family 3 C-terminal domain-containing protein, with translation MDFATAVKNYRDKKTKENLRRQVDALLAEMTLREKIYLLSGRGVIMSFKNRLLHSRFYNYEPIPAGGCKRLGIPPVLFTDGPRGVVLGNSTCLPAAMCRASAFDDGLEYRAGKLIAAEAIAQGANFFAGICINLVRNPRGGRSQESYGEDPFLLGKMGAALTRSVQEEGMIACPKHFALNSIEDLRFHINVTADDRTLHEVYLPHFRKCVEAGALSIMGAYNRFDEFYCCENRKLLTDILRREWGFDGFVMSDFVWGVHDAEHSLRAGCDIEMMFTIHYRKIGAMLRDGRLNVTHVDRAAGNILSVLIRSVPNIQPREKSVVASASHRALARETAEKGIVLLQNNGLLPLPADTPLTVAGNYADRENVGDNGSSRVYSAGVVTPYAGLKDAFARVNLSQGINLQEALAASEESRTVVVCAGSDSSQEGEYVSNTRYGLKRKQAGAGGDRASLRLSAGETALIRGLKAAGRKVVVVLFAGCAVIVEEWKASADAILMNYYSGVEGGTALANILSGKVNPSGKLPFTVAKDEADYPPFLEIGQQPYEIEYGYYHGYTLFDKKGIEPAFPFGFGLNYTTFQIGKPAAVKEKAAVLLSVEVKNTGSRDGTEVVQVYAGSDGAGQDRPVKLLKAFQRVEVKAGRSKRISLRIDKEDLKFYNPLTGQWALDKSYTLYVGNSSPDAMRRRTRVVF
- a CDS encoding chloride channel protein codes for the protein MRNPRNPLEAALDRLRPSETAILLATAVAVGGGTGLGAVLFIRLIAAVQSLFFDSGADWFGGLGGGWAALVPVLGGLAAGPIIAFLAKEAKGHGVPEVMQAIALRGGRIRPRVVLAKLAASALCLGSGGSAGREGPIVQVGAALGSSIGQWLGLSENRIRNLVACGAAAGIAATFNAPIAGVLFAMEIILGELHLGDLGNVVVSSVTAATLGRIFLGDRPAFAIPNYGVRSPWEILLYVLLGVLSAVCAVFFIRLLYWFEDRFDGWRFPDWLKPAVGGGLLGALALAYPLVLRAAGAPASELPSGPLTSANLPQIFGSGFSVIEQSLTAQLPLGVLLALALLKPLATSLTLGSGNSGGVFAPSLFTGAVLGGAFGLAVERLAPGATAGAGAFAVVGMAAVFAGAARAPFTAIVIVFEMTNDYRMIVPLMAGVIVSLIAAEKLHPESIYTLKLTRRGIRLRRGKDIDVMEAVRVDEVMVRDPFTVPAALPAGRLAEEFIRTGRHGFPVVHPDGALFGVVSLEDYRSRIAGSPERAEQLTAGEIASTDLVTVFPDDSVGTALQRMAPRDLSRLPVVARDDPRRLMGVVRRNDIVRAYEVGVARREELRNRSEVARKFERTAAGFIDFAVGAGSPALGKRIAELALPREAVLVSIRRGRGLVIPHGDTRLQEGDVVTALCEHESAKALTALF
- a CDS encoding GGDEF domain-containing protein, encoding MKIIAWLEKRRSAFWIGVGVVFVLGVGAADALTGNRLSFSLFYILPIATVTWFCGRNWGLTFSAFSAAVWFAADAAGGQVYSPPPIRYWNAVIRLGFFVLVAVLLPALKALEHERELARTDPLTGAANRRHVIEAMDRELWRSQRSRRSFTIVYIDLDGFKAANDALGHRVGDDILRAVVRRGSGQLRKTDLMARIGGDEFLLLLPETDRAGSKKTVAKIQAALRNEMEKHHWPVTFSIGALTCRRASAASEELIKKADALMYSVKNSGKNAAAFEDFPGRDSRVRFGGK
- a CDS encoding response regulator, whose amino-acid sequence is MKKMASRRKTPPADTLYRDFFELSPVAKAVLDSGGALALVNQAFLRRFCLRREDVRGGGIPFDALFEQPESARELIGELRGERIIRRREIRMRDAEGQTLTMLVYGRTRPGDSKFAFEFSFVNITQQKTIEQALRRDRARRRALIESIGAGVFLMDREGNLTEINRAAAGWLGVPAEGMTGRSQADLFAPLIASAEEPGVVQHRLQRAASAVEGRPVVEVSRRDPPRRILEIAFFPVRDPHGARMGWGGLIQDVTEARGRLAWKVRLLSILAQDIRAPLAALKGHATALLANFRRWDDAMVQEFLEVINRRTDELVRHADRSLALTRMETDGLGLKLESVRLPELIRQAVDRASESLEGRRVTVEAPEDLPTIRADPARLEEVLVILLDNAVRYSPPEAPVRIRAEPAGEALRVSVTDQGPGIDAQRRKLLLDRTDAADPDRAGGIGLHITRKFVEAHGGRLGVESPPAGLDRGTRFFFTLPLMPPPPEAAGAAPPPPPSGEETKRVLVVEDQADYQALLLTILKRAGYEAAAAPDGPAAIDILRTSPPDLILMEWTLPGMDGLSLCRNIRRLSGVPILVLTSKLSQGDLVAALDTGADDYVTKPFQSAELLARIRSLIRRGDSLPEEGAERFEEKGLTVEYASREAWKSGRRLDLTPTEFDLLAFFSRNPGRILEYGQLMERIFGPGTVHTRHDLFVHISRLRKKIEADPKQPAFIQTRWGTGYVFLPRPRKR